TTTCCTGCAGATACTGGTCCAGCATGCGTTGCTGGCGGGGGACATACATATGTCTACAGTCGGTCTAGGATTGTAACGATGTAGCGATATCTAAGACGCTAATTAAGCGGCGGTTCTTCCCCGCGCTGAATTCTTTTGCGAGAATTTCGTTTGCGCGGCTTCACTGCACGTTCCAGAAACCATCTTGTTCCCGATCTACTTGTACGTCGAGCCGTGCATCACGAGCGATGTTCCAGCCTGGCCGCGAACGTAAGAACGCTGTCTGCGATTTGCCGTTCCTCGCTCATACGAAGGACTTTCGACTGCGCGCTGACCCGCTCTTTCGTGCCCTTGAGCCAGTTCTCGAACGTGCCTCGGGGAACCGGGACAATCTGTGGTTCCAGAAACGCGCCCGCCTCGCGCCGTATCTGGTAGT
Above is a window of Rhodothermales bacterium DNA encoding:
- a CDS encoding GH3 auxin-responsive promoter, whose translation is YQIRREAGAFLEPQIVPVPRGTFENWLKGTKERVSAQSKVLRMSEERQIADSVLTFAARLEHRS